The Agromyces mariniharenae genome includes a window with the following:
- a CDS encoding N-acetylglucosamine kinase — protein MLRGTDGAGGAPAGGSLAIDAGQSGIKVRHADAAGASEWAGPGIRTDLPLLPQLARVIEQALEQDRAATTVGLGVSGLTDDVADAGYLLAAASAFGVRSVHLAHDSITAYLGALGDERGAVVASGTGVVTLAVGASEVARVDGWGYLIGDAGSGYWLGRAALDAVMRAHDGRGAPTALTAIVAADFPDLERAYIDLQSDPERVGRIAAYARPVADLAETDAVAGAIVEAAGRELAASVVAGLRRVGEADAAAPRVRAIGGVFGGTALARAFTAAVLEQVPTADVRIGEAHPLDGAAALAGVAPTSALAARIATAGR, from the coding sequence ATGCTCAGGGGAACGGATGGCGCCGGCGGCGCGCCGGCCGGCGGCTCGCTCGCGATCGACGCGGGCCAGTCGGGCATCAAGGTGCGCCACGCGGATGCCGCGGGTGCGAGCGAGTGGGCCGGACCCGGCATCCGCACCGACCTGCCGCTGCTGCCCCAGCTCGCCCGCGTGATCGAGCAGGCGCTCGAGCAGGATCGCGCCGCCACGACCGTCGGCCTCGGCGTCTCGGGCCTCACCGACGACGTCGCCGACGCGGGCTATCTCCTCGCCGCAGCGTCGGCGTTCGGCGTTCGCAGCGTGCACCTCGCGCACGACTCGATCACCGCGTACCTCGGCGCGCTCGGCGACGAGCGCGGCGCCGTGGTCGCGTCGGGCACCGGCGTGGTGACCCTCGCGGTCGGCGCCTCGGAGGTCGCGCGGGTCGACGGCTGGGGCTACCTCATCGGCGACGCGGGGAGCGGCTACTGGCTCGGCCGCGCCGCGCTCGACGCGGTCATGCGCGCCCACGACGGACGCGGGGCGCCCACCGCACTCACGGCGATCGTCGCCGCAGACTTCCCCGACCTCGAGCGCGCGTACATCGACCTGCAGTCCGATCCCGAGCGGGTCGGGCGCATCGCGGCGTATGCGCGTCCGGTGGCCGATCTCGCCGAGACCGATGCCGTCGCGGGCGCGATCGTCGAGGCCGCGGGGCGCGAGCTCGCGGCATCCGTGGTCGCCGGCCTTCGACGGGTGGGCGAAGCGGATGCCGCAGCCCCGCGCGTGCGCGCCATCGGCGGGGTCTTCGGGGGCACCGCGCTCGCCCGCGCCTTCACGGCGGCGGTGCTGGAGCAGGTGCCGACCGCCGACGTGCGGATCGGCGAGGCCCATCCGCTCGACGGCGCGGCCGCGCTCGCCGGGGTGGCCCCGACGAGCGCCCTGGCCGCGCGCATCGCGACCGCGGGTCGCTAA
- a CDS encoding FAD-binding oxidoreductase — protein MSTIDRRTFLLAGALAAAGVGLAGCTFPTDWVRLEASAVESLRRRIRGTVLVSGDGGFTEAWMPRNGRYADTVPQLAVRVADDRDVATCLSWSAEQGLPIAVRGGGHSYGGLSTTRGLVIDLSQLSDVDVGSDGLMTVGGAATNADVLEATVGSDWLLPAGTCLSVCVGGLALGGGIGYHSRWAGLTSDHLRSARVVTADGEVVDASADEHPDLFWALRGGTGGTFGVVTEFRFDAARVPRDDIVYYRFAWTGADAALAVLVELDRIQQSAPAEFIASAGVQATPVGDDGPRAAMDVFVRGQFLGSEEDFRAIVAPLLEAAEPSTTDVRVEPFWEVAPRFTNPASENHSWGDISRYADAPLPEAALARVVDLLADAPSRSATTNVQFWMIGWVGGPVIDAVGRTDTAYVHRGMTSLLRPTPVWANLTDASLVADLEEWTAAAIDVLDPHTPRESYQNFPNRAIEDWEAQYFAENLERLREVKSTWDPRGVFASAQGITPSA, from the coding sequence GTGTCGACGATCGACCGCCGCACCTTCCTGCTCGCCGGGGCACTCGCCGCGGCGGGCGTCGGTCTCGCCGGATGCACGTTCCCGACCGATTGGGTGCGGCTCGAGGCATCCGCCGTCGAATCACTGCGGCGCCGGATCCGCGGCACGGTCCTCGTGTCGGGCGATGGCGGCTTCACCGAGGCCTGGATGCCGCGGAACGGGCGGTACGCCGACACCGTGCCGCAGCTCGCCGTCCGCGTCGCCGACGACCGTGACGTCGCGACGTGCCTCTCGTGGTCCGCCGAACAGGGGCTGCCGATCGCCGTGCGCGGCGGCGGCCACAGCTACGGCGGCCTCTCGACGACGAGGGGCCTCGTGATCGACCTGTCGCAGCTCTCCGACGTCGACGTGGGGTCCGATGGGCTGATGACGGTGGGCGGCGCGGCGACCAACGCCGACGTGCTCGAGGCGACAGTCGGTAGCGACTGGCTGCTCCCCGCCGGCACGTGCCTCAGCGTGTGCGTCGGAGGGCTCGCGCTCGGGGGCGGCATCGGCTACCACTCCCGCTGGGCGGGACTCACGAGCGACCACCTGCGATCGGCGCGCGTCGTCACGGCCGACGGCGAGGTCGTCGACGCGAGCGCCGACGAGCATCCCGACCTGTTCTGGGCGCTGCGTGGCGGCACGGGCGGCACCTTCGGCGTCGTCACCGAGTTCCGGTTCGACGCCGCCCGGGTGCCGCGTGACGACATCGTCTACTACCGCTTCGCGTGGACGGGCGCGGATGCCGCACTCGCCGTCCTCGTGGAACTCGATCGCATCCAGCAGTCGGCGCCGGCCGAGTTCATCGCGTCGGCGGGCGTGCAGGCCACGCCGGTCGGCGACGACGGACCCCGGGCGGCGATGGACGTCTTCGTGCGCGGCCAGTTCCTCGGATCCGAGGAGGACTTCCGGGCCATCGTGGCCCCGCTCCTCGAGGCGGCGGAACCGTCGACCACCGATGTCCGGGTGGAGCCGTTCTGGGAGGTCGCCCCCCGCTTCACCAACCCCGCATCCGAGAACCACTCGTGGGGCGACATCTCGCGGTATGCCGACGCACCCCTGCCCGAGGCGGCGCTCGCACGCGTCGTCGACCTGCTGGCGGACGCACCGAGCCGCTCGGCGACCACCAACGTGCAGTTCTGGATGATCGGGTGGGTCGGCGGGCCCGTGATCGATGCCGTCGGCCGCACCGACACCGCCTACGTCCATCGCGGGATGACGTCGTTGCTGCGGCCCACGCCGGTCTGGGCGAACCTCACGGATGCCTCGCTCGTCGCCGATCTCGAGGAGTGGACGGCCGCGGCCATCGACGTGCTCGACCCGCACACGCCCAGGGAGAGCTACCAGAACTTCCCGAATCGTGCGATCGAGGACTGGGAGGCGCAGTACTTCGCGGAGAACCTCGAGCGACTCCGCGAGGTGAAGTCGACGTGGGACCCGCGAGGCGTGTTCGCCTCCGCGCAGGGCATCACGCCGAGCGCCTGA
- a CDS encoding LLM class flavin-dependent oxidoreductase: MSKAFVDRSTMHYGHELQFGTFVTPRNDPPDFAVRLALLAEASGFDLVTFQDHPYQPRFHDTSTLLAWVAARTERVHLAANVANQPLRQPAVLARATASLDLLSGGRFELALGAGAFWDAIEAMGGRRLSPGQAVDALSEAIDIIRGIWDPADRTRFEVDGAYHHVSGAKRGPAPAHDIPIWIGAVKPRMLRLTGRKGDGWVPSLARLEPGALAEGNARIDEAAADAGRDPREIRRLLNVGGRFSADGTGFLDGPPAEWVEDLLPYAIDDGIATFILASDDASTIERFAAEVAPALREAVARELAR, encoded by the coding sequence ATGTCCAAGGCGTTCGTCGATCGGAGCACGATGCACTACGGCCACGAGTTGCAGTTCGGCACCTTCGTCACGCCGCGGAACGACCCGCCCGACTTCGCGGTGCGGCTCGCCCTGCTCGCCGAGGCCTCGGGCTTCGACCTCGTGACGTTCCAGGACCACCCGTACCAGCCGCGGTTCCACGACACGTCGACCCTGCTCGCGTGGGTCGCGGCGCGGACCGAGCGGGTGCACCTCGCGGCGAACGTCGCGAACCAGCCGCTGCGCCAGCCCGCCGTGCTCGCCCGGGCGACCGCGAGCCTCGACCTGCTCTCGGGCGGTCGATTCGAGCTCGCCCTCGGCGCCGGCGCCTTCTGGGACGCGATCGAGGCGATGGGCGGTCGTCGGCTCTCGCCCGGGCAGGCCGTCGACGCGCTCTCGGAGGCGATCGACATCATCCGCGGCATCTGGGATCCCGCGGATCGGACCCGTTTCGAGGTGGACGGCGCCTACCACCACGTCAGCGGCGCGAAGCGCGGACCCGCTCCGGCGCACGACATCCCGATCTGGATCGGCGCCGTGAAGCCGCGGATGCTGCGCCTGACCGGCCGCAAGGGCGACGGCTGGGTGCCGTCGCTCGCCCGGCTCGAGCCCGGCGCGCTCGCCGAGGGCAACGCCCGAATCGACGAGGCCGCGGCCGACGCCGGACGCGACCCGCGCGAGATCAGGCGCCTGCTCAACGTCGGCGGACGCTTCTCCGCCGACGGCACCGGATTCCTCGACGGACCGCCTGCGGAGTGGGTCGAGGACCTCCTGCCGTACGCGATCGACGACGGCATCGCGACGTTCATCCTCGCGAGCGACGACGCCTCGACGATCGAGCGCTTCGCGGCCGAGGTCGCGCCCGCATTGCGCGAGGCGGTCGCGCGCGAACTCGCGCGGTAG
- a CDS encoding ArsR/SmtB family transcription factor, translating to MVQQQALDRAFAALADETRRNILTRLGDGPATITELAEPAGMTLTGIRKHVDVLEAAGLVTTEKVGRVRQVQLGTERLDDAMAWISFYQRLWERRLDGLQVYFTLRKGTES from the coding sequence ATGGTTCAGCAACAGGCACTCGATCGGGCGTTCGCCGCCCTCGCCGACGAGACGCGGCGCAACATCCTGACGCGCCTCGGCGACGGCCCGGCGACGATCACCGAGCTGGCCGAGCCGGCGGGCATGACGCTCACCGGCATCCGCAAGCACGTCGACGTGCTCGAGGCGGCGGGCCTCGTCACCACCGAGAAGGTCGGCCGCGTGCGGCAGGTCCAGCTCGGCACCGAGCGGTTGGACGACGCGATGGCATGGATCAGCTTCTACCAGCGACTCTGGGAGCGCCGCCTCGACGGCCTCCAGGTCTACTTCACCCTCAGGAAGGGAACGGAATCATGA
- a CDS encoding HAD-IC family P-type ATPase, giving the protein MGAIVASATGLSSAEVAERVARGETNAFESPTSRSAWSIIRANVFTLFNGIVLACFMVLLLIGRWQDALFGFSAIANTIIGSVQEFRAKRSLDKLALLHAPSARVVRDGGEAEIAIADVVLGDLIVLRAGDQVPADAAVATSERLQLDESMLTGESDAVDKQPGEAVLSGSIVIGGGGTAVVDKVGADSFANRLSSEAKQFSLVASELRNSINKVLRWVAWIIGPVFLLVLNAQMIVAGGWVEAIEQDDWQDAAVGTIAAIVAMVPLGLVLMTSIAFAVGAVKLANRKVLVQELPAVEGLARVDLICLDKTGTLTEGDIVFDASHALADAPPDGWTDVLAWYGAEPEANATARCLVEPYPVQRVLDPGARIAFSSARKWSAVGFPGRGTWVLGGPEMVFAASGDDTSTDAAGRADLRTRAADLAATGRRTLVLAHSPEELTEERADAERLPGALTPVSLLTFRESVRPDAKETLEFFAEQGVAVRIISGDNPQTVAAIAREVGVDAPQGFDARDLPADLDELGEVLELHKVFGRVTPSQKKDIVLALQQRGHTVAMTGDGVNDALAIKEADIGIAMESGSAATKAVARLVLLDGRFSRLPGVVAEGRQVIANIERVSMLFLTKTAYATGLALLFGVMLLPFPFLPRQLSVVDGLTIGIPAFFLALMPNTRRYIPGFLRRSLGFALPAGAVIALTLALYSQMATDAGIPVTELRTGSTLILAIVGLWVLIVLSRPIDGWKILIIGAMMVGLVLVYAIPFINDFLQFDDPSLTTTLLVIASSGIAILGVEVVRFVHRRAVARMEYVPAPALVAAIKQQEALANAGRTPPTAPPTAPG; this is encoded by the coding sequence GTGGGGGCGATCGTCGCGAGTGCAACGGGCCTGAGCTCCGCGGAGGTCGCGGAGCGCGTCGCGCGCGGCGAGACCAACGCGTTCGAGAGCCCCACGAGCCGCAGCGCGTGGAGCATCATCCGCGCCAACGTGTTCACGCTGTTCAACGGCATCGTGCTGGCGTGCTTCATGGTGCTGCTGCTCATCGGCCGTTGGCAGGACGCGCTCTTCGGGTTCAGCGCCATCGCGAACACGATCATCGGGTCGGTGCAGGAGTTCCGCGCCAAGCGCTCGCTCGACAAGCTCGCGCTGCTGCACGCACCGAGCGCGCGGGTGGTGCGCGACGGGGGCGAGGCCGAGATCGCGATCGCCGACGTCGTGCTCGGCGACCTCATCGTGCTGCGCGCCGGCGACCAGGTGCCGGCGGATGCCGCGGTCGCGACCTCCGAGCGCCTGCAGCTCGACGAGTCCATGCTCACGGGCGAGTCCGACGCCGTCGACAAGCAGCCCGGCGAGGCCGTGCTGTCGGGGTCGATCGTGATCGGCGGAGGCGGCACCGCGGTCGTCGACAAGGTCGGCGCCGATTCGTTCGCGAACCGGCTCTCGAGCGAGGCCAAGCAGTTCTCGCTCGTGGCATCCGAGCTGCGCAACTCCATCAACAAGGTGCTGCGCTGGGTCGCGTGGATCATCGGGCCGGTCTTCCTGCTCGTGCTCAACGCGCAGATGATCGTGGCGGGCGGCTGGGTCGAGGCGATCGAGCAGGACGACTGGCAGGATGCCGCGGTCGGCACGATCGCCGCGATCGTCGCGATGGTGCCGCTCGGGCTCGTGCTCATGACGAGCATCGCGTTCGCGGTCGGCGCCGTGAAGCTCGCGAACCGCAAGGTGCTCGTGCAGGAGCTGCCCGCCGTCGAGGGGCTCGCCCGCGTCGACCTGATCTGCCTCGACAAGACCGGCACGCTCACCGAGGGCGACATCGTGTTCGACGCGTCCCATGCGCTCGCCGACGCGCCGCCCGACGGCTGGACCGACGTGCTCGCCTGGTACGGCGCCGAGCCCGAGGCGAACGCCACCGCGCGGTGCCTCGTCGAGCCGTATCCGGTGCAGCGCGTGCTCGACCCGGGCGCCCGCATCGCCTTCTCGTCGGCGCGGAAGTGGAGTGCCGTCGGGTTCCCGGGCCGGGGCACGTGGGTGCTCGGCGGCCCCGAGATGGTGTTCGCGGCATCCGGTGACGACACGAGCACGGATGCCGCGGGGCGCGCGGACCTCCGCACGCGGGCGGCCGACCTCGCCGCGACCGGCCGGCGCACGCTCGTGCTCGCGCACAGCCCCGAGGAGCTCACCGAGGAGCGTGCCGACGCCGAGCGCCTCCCCGGCGCGCTGACGCCCGTGTCCCTGCTCACGTTCCGCGAGTCGGTGCGACCCGACGCGAAGGAGACGCTCGAGTTCTTCGCCGAGCAGGGTGTCGCCGTGCGCATCATCTCGGGCGACAACCCGCAGACCGTCGCCGCCATCGCCCGCGAGGTGGGCGTCGACGCGCCGCAGGGCTTCGACGCGCGCGACCTGCCGGCCGACCTCGACGAGCTCGGCGAGGTGCTCGAACTGCACAAGGTGTTCGGCCGGGTCACCCCGTCGCAGAAGAAGGACATCGTGCTGGCGCTGCAGCAGCGCGGGCACACCGTGGCGATGACGGGCGACGGCGTGAACGACGCGCTCGCCATCAAGGAGGCCGACATCGGCATCGCGATGGAGTCGGGGTCTGCGGCGACGAAGGCGGTCGCCCGGCTCGTGCTGCTCGACGGGCGCTTCTCGCGGCTGCCGGGCGTCGTGGCCGAGGGGCGCCAGGTCATCGCGAACATCGAGCGCGTCTCGATGCTGTTCCTCACGAAGACCGCGTATGCCACGGGGCTCGCGTTGCTCTTCGGCGTCATGCTGCTGCCGTTCCCGTTCCTGCCGCGCCAGCTCTCGGTCGTCGACGGGCTCACGATCGGCATCCCGGCCTTCTTCCTCGCCCTCATGCCGAACACACGTCGCTACATCCCCGGGTTCCTGCGCCGGTCGCTGGGCTTCGCGCTGCCCGCGGGAGCCGTCATCGCGCTCACGCTCGCGCTGTACAGCCAGATGGCGACCGACGCCGGCATTCCCGTGACGGAGCTGCGCACCGGCTCGACGCTGATCCTCGCGATCGTCGGCCTCTGGGTGCTCATCGTGCTCTCGCGGCCGATCGACGGCTGGAAGATCCTCATCATCGGCGCCATGATGGTCGGCCTCGTGCTCGTCTACGCGATCCCGTTCATCAACGACTTCCTGCAGTTCGACGACCCGTCGCTCACGACCACGCTGCTCGTGATCGCATCGTCGGGCATCGCGATCCTCGGCGTCGAGGTCGTGCGGTTCGTGCACCGACGGGCCGTGGCGCGTATGGAGTATGTGCCGGCGCCCGCGCTCGTCGCGGCGATCAAGCAGCAGGAAGCGCTCGCGAACGCCGGAAGAACTCCGCCGACCGCCCCGCCCACAGCGCCAGGATGA
- a CDS encoding universal stress protein — MPESLRDAHPPDPHPEPEPGPPAMIVGVDGSESSIAALRYAAGLAPRLDLRVRALAVWNYPSFIYGGYYPQLDWTPEDDAERIVGRAADEVFGEVRPEWFATRTRRGRPAEVLIDESAHAEMLVLGSRGHGGFAGLLLGSVSAACAEHAHCPVLVVHGR; from the coding sequence ATGCCCGAGAGCCTTCGGGACGCGCATCCGCCCGACCCGCACCCCGAGCCCGAGCCCGGACCGCCGGCGATGATCGTCGGGGTCGACGGCTCGGAGTCCTCGATCGCAGCGCTCCGCTACGCGGCCGGACTCGCCCCGCGACTCGACCTGCGCGTCCGGGCGCTCGCCGTGTGGAACTACCCGTCGTTCATCTACGGCGGCTACTACCCGCAGCTCGACTGGACCCCCGAGGACGACGCCGAGCGCATCGTGGGCCGGGCCGCCGACGAGGTGTTCGGCGAGGTGCGCCCCGAGTGGTTCGCGACCCGGACGCGCCGCGGTCGACCGGCCGAGGTGCTCATCGACGAGTCGGCGCACGCCGAGATGCTCGTGCTCGGCAGCCGCGGGCACGGCGGTTTCGCCGGGCTCCTGCTCGGATCGGTGAGCGCCGCGTGCGCCGAGCACGCGCACTGCCCGGTGCTCGTCGTTCACGGGCGGTGA
- a CDS encoding DUF7144 family membrane protein: protein MRDEDGIDRPRPPARVIVVVVLTYIAGILDIIAGILLILLRYDDVVQADGEAYSVTLWGAAMILLGLLTIAMASGLTRGRNSARIFVTVLMSISLVLSIVDVVISPTDASSWWSLGIGGLFSALVILALWAGRSAEFFRRSRALPAA from the coding sequence ATGCGCGACGAGGACGGCATCGACCGGCCGCGCCCGCCGGCGCGCGTCATCGTCGTCGTGGTGCTCACCTACATCGCGGGCATCCTCGACATCATCGCCGGGATCCTGCTGATCCTGCTGCGCTACGACGACGTCGTGCAGGCCGACGGCGAGGCCTACTCGGTCACGCTGTGGGGTGCCGCGATGATCCTGCTCGGCCTGCTCACGATCGCGATGGCGTCGGGTCTCACGCGCGGCCGCAACTCGGCGCGCATCTTCGTCACCGTGCTGATGTCGATCTCGCTGGTGCTCTCGATCGTCGACGTCGTGATCAGCCCCACGGATGCCTCGAGCTGGTGGTCGCTCGGCATCGGCGGCCTGTTCTCGGCGCTCGTCATCCTGGCGCTGTGGGCGGGGCGGTCGGCGGAGTTCTTCCGGCGTTCGCGAGCGCTTCCTGCTGCTTGA
- a CDS encoding YbaK/EbsC family protein, with translation MRFGTLDFVPALARPDLLAAPTAEFLAATDAESTADAAGALVAEIDPGLADTAAFCEHYEISMADGANCVVVQARRGERTWHAACLVRGSDRADVNGVVRRHLDARKLSFASMDDAVALTGMEYGGITPVGLPADWPILIDESVATHERLIIGSGIRGSKLLVPGSFLAALPNAEVLALAQGA, from the coding sequence ATGCGCTTCGGAACGCTCGACTTCGTGCCGGCCCTCGCACGCCCCGACCTGCTCGCCGCACCGACCGCCGAGTTCCTCGCCGCCACCGACGCCGAGTCGACGGCGGATGCCGCGGGCGCCCTCGTCGCCGAGATCGACCCGGGCCTCGCCGACACCGCCGCCTTCTGCGAGCACTACGAGATCTCCATGGCCGACGGGGCCAACTGCGTCGTCGTGCAGGCCCGCCGCGGCGAGCGCACCTGGCATGCGGCGTGCCTCGTGCGGGGCTCCGACCGCGCCGACGTGAACGGCGTGGTGCGCCGCCACTTGGACGCGCGCAAGCTCTCGTTCGCCTCGATGGACGACGCCGTCGCCCTGACGGGCATGGAGTACGGCGGGATCACGCCCGTCGGGCTGCCTGCCGATTGGCCGATCCTCATCGACGAGTCGGTGGCGACGCACGAGCGACTGATCATCGGCAGCGGCATCCGCGGCTCGAAGCTGCTCGTGCCGGGGTCGTTCCTCGCGGCGCTGCCGAACGCCGAGGTGCTCGCGCTGGCGCAGGGCGCCTAG
- a CDS encoding cupin domain-containing protein: protein MVLVHERADAATDDVGWNESIEGETIGSQVSLIMVYSTREGAGPRLHRHPYTETFVVRHGRALFTVGDERLEAVGGQVLVVPAFTPHKFAVMGSDPFVSTNIHANPTFETEWLE, encoded by the coding sequence ATGGTGCTCGTACACGAGCGAGCGGATGCCGCGACCGACGACGTGGGCTGGAACGAGTCCATCGAGGGCGAGACGATCGGCTCGCAGGTGTCGCTCATCATGGTGTACTCGACCCGGGAGGGCGCGGGACCGCGGCTGCACCGGCATCCGTACACCGAGACGTTCGTCGTGCGGCACGGCCGCGCGCTGTTCACGGTCGGCGACGAGCGGCTCGAGGCGGTCGGCGGGCAGGTGCTCGTGGTGCCCGCGTTCACGCCGCACAAGTTCGCCGTCATGGGCTCCGACCCGTTCGTCTCGACGAACATCCACGCGAACCCGACGTTCGAGACGGAGTGGCTGGAGTAG
- a CDS encoding SRPBCC family protein: MSDIDTSETIGLRMTRELPATPEEVFDAYTDAEKQKIWYSILDEEPGIVEIEVDLRVGGRQVAVWGPNRDTLFREEQVFLEIDRPHRLVTESSGSDPSGQTMTTHVVVTFEAIEAGTLVTVEQTGFPTPEIRDFFSTMVWVGAFDRIEAFLVRG, from the coding sequence ATGAGCGACATCGACACGAGCGAGACCATCGGGCTGCGGATGACGCGGGAGCTCCCAGCGACGCCCGAGGAGGTCTTCGACGCCTACACCGACGCCGAGAAGCAGAAGATCTGGTACTCGATCCTCGATGAGGAGCCGGGCATCGTCGAGATCGAGGTCGACCTCCGGGTCGGCGGCAGGCAGGTCGCGGTGTGGGGTCCCAACCGCGACACGCTGTTCCGCGAGGAGCAGGTGTTCCTCGAGATCGACCGCCCGCACCGGCTCGTCACCGAGTCGTCGGGCAGCGACCCGAGCGGGCAGACCATGACCACGCACGTCGTCGTCACCTTCGAGGCGATCGAGGCGGGCACCCTCGTCACCGTCGAGCAGACCGGCTTCCCGACGCCCGAGATCCGCGACTTCTTCTCGACCATGGTGTGGGTCGGCGCGTTCGACCGCATCGAGGCGTTCCTGGTTCGGGGTTAG
- a CDS encoding carbohydrate kinase family protein produces MTDHVLIAGPASWNRIVELDRLPEPVPHMQFALGDWETIGGTSAGKALSLASLGRLVTLHALLGGDVEGDRVRDALTAAGVDLLVGDGVTTERHLNLMTRDGGRVSLYLATPQPRDEPPSPEAIAAMSDAAAIVLDLAPLSVDLIPAARAAGRPIWTDIHDYDGTAEFHRPFIESADAIFMNADGLGGDPLPFMERCIAGGASLVVCTLGAEGAVAVDARMQRHRVLAEPVEVLDTNGAGDAFMAGVLDATLAGADVPDALRAGARHAASVLTTRHLHPSLDAVLG; encoded by the coding sequence GTGACCGACCACGTCCTCATCGCCGGCCCCGCCTCCTGGAACCGCATCGTCGAGCTCGACCGCCTGCCCGAGCCCGTGCCGCACATGCAGTTCGCGCTCGGCGACTGGGAGACGATCGGCGGCACGTCGGCCGGCAAGGCGCTCAGCCTGGCGTCACTCGGGCGGCTCGTCACGCTGCACGCCCTCCTCGGCGGCGACGTCGAGGGCGACCGCGTGCGCGACGCACTGACGGCGGCGGGCGTCGACCTGCTCGTCGGCGACGGCGTCACGACGGAGCGGCACCTCAACCTCATGACGCGCGACGGCGGCCGCGTCTCGCTCTACCTCGCGACGCCGCAGCCCCGCGACGAGCCCCCCTCCCCCGAGGCGATCGCCGCGATGTCGGATGCCGCGGCGATCGTGCTCGACCTCGCACCCCTGTCGGTCGATCTCATCCCCGCCGCGCGCGCTGCCGGCCGCCCGATCTGGACCGACATCCACGACTACGACGGCACCGCGGAGTTCCACCGCCCGTTCATCGAGTCGGCCGACGCGATCTTCATGAACGCCGACGGGCTCGGCGGCGACCCGCTCCCCTTCATGGAACGGTGCATCGCCGGTGGCGCCTCGCTCGTGGTCTGCACGCTGGGCGCCGAGGGCGCCGTCGCGGTCGACGCGCGGATGCAGCGGCACCGCGTCCTGGCGGAGCCGGTCGAGGTGCTCGACACCAACGGCGCGGGCGACGCGTTCATGGCGGGCGTGCTCGACGCGACGCTCGCGGGCGCCGACGTGCCCGACGCGTTGCGGGCGGGCGCCCGGCACGCGGCATCCGTGCTCACGACGCGGCACCTGCACCCGAGCCTGGACGCCGTGCTCGGCTGA
- a CDS encoding DNA-3-methyladenine glycosylase family protein, translating into MIAEHELTWSPRHPTDLVQTVGSLRRGPADPTYLRDASGAVWRTTRTDEGVATLRFTQPAADELRCEGWGPGARAAVATAPDVLGERDDPATFAPRIGLLDDAHRRNPGLRIPRTGRVFESLVPAILEQKVISVQAHDSWRTLVWRFGEEAPGPTPRRMRVTPSPSRWASIPTWEWHKAGVDPRRARTIANAARYASRLEEAAGMSTTDAAARLTLMPGVGAWTAAEVAQRAFGDADALSVGDYHLSNYVGHALWGRDMTDDEMLEAMTPWAGHRYRVVRLLEAAGVRGRPRRGPRMSFVDHRAI; encoded by the coding sequence GTGATCGCCGAGCACGAGCTGACCTGGAGCCCGCGGCATCCGACCGACCTGGTGCAGACCGTCGGCTCGCTGCGCCGTGGCCCGGCCGACCCCACGTACCTCCGCGACGCCTCGGGCGCCGTGTGGCGCACCACGCGCACCGACGAGGGCGTCGCCACGCTGCGCTTCACGCAGCCCGCGGCCGACGAGCTCCGCTGCGAGGGGTGGGGTCCCGGAGCGCGTGCGGCGGTCGCGACGGCGCCCGACGTGCTCGGGGAGCGCGACGATCCCGCGACGTTCGCCCCCCGCATCGGCCTCCTCGACGACGCGCACCGCCGCAACCCCGGCCTGCGCATCCCGCGTACCGGCCGCGTGTTCGAATCGCTCGTGCCCGCGATCCTCGAGCAGAAGGTCATCTCGGTGCAGGCGCACGACTCGTGGCGCACGCTCGTGTGGCGGTTCGGCGAGGAGGCGCCCGGTCCGACGCCGCGCCGCATGCGCGTGACCCCGTCGCCGTCCCGCTGGGCCTCGATTCCGACGTGGGAGTGGCACAAGGCCGGCGTGGACCCGCGACGGGCGCGCACGATCGCGAACGCCGCCCGCTACGCGTCACGCCTCGAGGAGGCGGCGGGCATGAGCACGACGGATGCCGCAGCTCGCCTCACCCTGATGCCCGGCGTCGGCGCGTGGACTGCGGCCGAGGTCGCGCAGCGCGCGTTCGGCGACGCCGACGCGCTGTCGGTGGGCGACTACCACCTCTCGAACTACGTCGGCCACGCGCTCTGGGGCCGTGACATGACCGATGACGAGATGCTCGAGGCGATGACGCCCTGGGCCGGACACCGCTACCGCGTCGTGCGCCTGCTCGAGGCGGCGGGCGTGCGCGGTCGCCCGCGGCGCGGGCCACGCATGTCGTTCGTCGACCACCGGGCGATCTGA